The following are encoded together in the Misgurnus anguillicaudatus chromosome 14, ASM2758022v2, whole genome shotgun sequence genome:
- the prkcdb gene encoding protein kinase C, delta b has protein sequence MAPFLRIAFNDFTLGELPPMAEEPFCAIKMKESLSTERGKTLVQKKPTMYPAWKSSFDAHIYEGRVIQVVLMKTAEEPLSEATIGVSVLAERCKKGSGRAEFWLDLQPSGRVLMNVQFFVEDLDSNASVTAKNEDGLLTLNRRRGAIKQPKIHFIKNHEFQATFFKQPTFCSVCKDFVWGLNKQGYKCRQCNAAIHKKCIDMIIGRCTGTATNSRDTMFQKERFKIDMPHRFKTHNYMSPTFCDHCGSLLWGMVKQGLKCEDCNMNVHKKCQTKVANLCGINQKLLAEALTQVSLKSSTKRSDPTVSEIGIYQAIDNNLPVDPSAEGKLTDDTTPAPASLTRTSRVSISNFVFHKVLGKGSFGNVMLAELKGKGEYFAIKALKKDVVLMDDDIECTMVEKRVLALAWENPFLTHLYCTFQSKEHLFFVMEYLNGGDLMFHIQDKGRFDLYRATFYSAEIICGLQFLHSKGIVYRDLKLDNVMLDKEGHIKIADFGMCKENMLGENRATTFCGTPDYIAPEILLGQKYTFSVDWWSFGVLLFEMLIGQSPFQGDDEDELFESIRTDVPHYPRWITKESKDLLEKLFEREPTRRLGVVGNIRGHAFFKTINWAALERREVNPPFKPKVKSPSDCSNFDREFLSEKPRLSQGDKNLVDSMDQAAFDGFSFINPKMDTIMAK, from the exons ATGGCTCCGTTCCTGCGGATTGCCTTCAATGATTTTACCCTGGGAGAACTTCCTCCAATGGCGGAGGAGCCGTTCTGTGCCATCAAGATGAAGGAATCACTCAGCACAG AGCGGGGGAAGACGCTCGTCCAGAAGAAGCCCACCATGTACCCTGCGTGGAAATCCTCCTTTGATGCACACATCTATGAGGGCCGTGTCATACAGGTGGTGCTGATGAAAACAGCAGAGGAGCCTCTGTCAGAGGCCACAATCGGGGTCTCTGTCCTCGCCGAGCGCTGCAAGAAAGGTAGCGGCCGTGCTGAGTTCTGGCTGGACCTGCAACCCTCTGGGAGGGTGTTGATGAATGTACAGTTCTTTGTCGAGGACTTAG ACTCCAACGCTTCAGTGACAGCAAAAAATGAGGACGGCCTTCTCACTTTAAACAGAAGAAGAGGAGCCATCAAACAGCCTAAGATTCATTTCATTAAGAACCATGAGTTTCAAGCCACCTTCTTCAAACAGCCTACCTTCTGCTCAGTGTGCAAGGATTTTGTTTG GGGTCTCAATAAGCAAGGCTACAAATGTAGGC AATGCAATGCGGCCATTCACAAGAAGTGCATTGATATGATCATTGGGAGATGCACTGGTACAGCGACAAACAGCCGAGATACAATG TTTCAGAAGGAGCGCTTTAAGATTGACATGCCTCATCGTTTTAAGACACATAACTACATGAGCCCAACCTTTTGCGATCATTGCGGGAGTCTGCTGTGGGGAATGGTCAAACAAGGACTCAAGTGTGAAG ATTGTAATATGAACGTCCATAAAAAATGCCAGACCAAGGTCGCCAACCTCTGCGGAATCAACCAGAAACTTCTGGCGGAGGCTTTGACTCAAGTTAGTCTG AAGTCATCCACGAAGCGCTCAGATCCCACTGTGTCAGAAATTGGAATTTATCAAGCCATAGACAATAACCTACCAGTGGACCCTAGTG CGGAGGGAAAATTAACAGATGACACAACTCCTGCCCCAGCCAGCCTTACGCGCACAAGCAGAGTCTCTATAAGTAACTTTGTATTCCACAAAGTACTGGGCAAGGGCAGCTTTGGAAAT GTGATGCTGGCGGAGCTGAAAGGAAAGGGGGAATACTTTGCCATTAAAGCCCTAAAGAAAGATGTAGTGCTGATGGATGATGATATTGAATGCACTATGGTAGAGAAACGAGTGTTAGCGTTGGCCTGGGAAAACCCTTTTCTCACACACCTGTACTGTACTTTCCAGTCAAAG GAGCATTTATTCTTTGTGATGGAATATCTGAATGGAGGAGATCTGATGTTCCACATTCAGGATAAGGGACGTTTTGATTTGTACAGAGCCAC GTTTTATTCTGCTGAAATCATCTGTGGACTTCAGTTCCTGCACTCTAAAGGCATCGTATACAG AGATTTAAAGTTGGATAATGTAATGCTGGACAAAGAGGGACATATTAAGATCGCAGACTTCGGAATGTGCAAAGAAAACATGTTGGGAGAAAACCGAGCCACCACTTTTTGTGGCACTCCGGACTACATCGCTCCCGAGATCCTGCTGGGCCAAAAATACACTTTCTCTGTGGACTGGTGGTCATTCGGCGTGCTGCTCTTTGAGATGTTGATCGGCCAGTCGCCGTTCCAGGGAGATGATGAGGACGAGCTGTTCGAGTCCATCCGCACGGATGTACCTCACTATCCACGCTGGATTACTAAAGAGTCGAAAGACCTGCTGGAGAAG TTATTTGAGCGGGAACCAACTCGGCGGCTTGGTGTTGTTGGAAATATTCGTGGACATGCATTCTTTAAGACAATTAACTGGGCTGCACTGGAGAGACGAGAGGTGAATCCTCCGTTCAAGCCAAAAGTG AAATCACCCAGTGACTGTAGCAACTTTGACAGAGAGTTCCTCAGTGAAAAGCCACGACTATCTCAAGGTGACAAGAACCTGGTAGACTCCATGGACCAGGCAGCCTTTGATGGCTTTTCTTTCATTAACCCCAAAATGGACACCATAATGGCGAAATGA